The region ATTGATCGTGAGAGAGACCCACGTCAAGGACGGTCGTTCTTTTGTAATCAAGTTGACTGCAAAAGGCGACAGCACTTTGAAAGAGATTTTCCCACAATGGTATCCACGTGTGAAAAGCTTTTGGGAGCAACAGTTCTCTAAAGAGCAACTGATAGCTTTCAAAGCGACACTCGAGGAAATGATCAAAAAAACTGAAGTCCTAGCGACTGAAGGATAGATCGGTCCCTTGGACCCTGGTCTGTAAAATCGCGCAAGGCCCTGATAGGAAACACAGGGCCTTGTTGCAATCCAACACACTTTTCAACACATTCTGACGAGCGACCTGATTGGGAATAGAATTTAGGTGGAGACCTATTTCATTATTCGGAGGTTGTTATGGCGTCGAATTCAGTGCAAGACAGCGAAACCGCGAAATGTATTAAAGCCTGTATGAATTGCACCAAAGCGTGTATGGAAGCCCTTCATTATCTTTTGCAACAAGGGGTTTCAGGCAAAAATGTCTCTGTTCTGCAAATGTGTGCAGAGGCGTGTCAGCTTTCATCAAAAATGATGTTGGCAGAGCTAGAGTTTCATCACCAGGCCTGTGAGCTATCCTTTGAACTCTCAACAGCTTGTGCCGCGATCTGTGCGTCCTATGACGATCCTTTGATGCAAAGATGCGCTGAAGCTTGTCGTCACTGTTCGGAAACTTGCCGTGGTATGGCAGGGATGACAGTGCATATGAAGGGGACAGCAAAGGACCTACGCAGCACTTTGCCGTCCACTCGTTTATAACAGGATGATATCGTCGATAATGCCGGTTCTCATCAAGATGTGAAACAGCTTCTTGTTGTCGGCTGGCGAGATCACTTCAGAAAAGCCTGAAAGCGCTTGAGAAATACTTTTGCCTTTGCGCAGATCTAGAATCACTTCTGCATGAGTGGGATCGATAGGTTCCACCATAAGTTCTTTATCTTTTTTATAGATCAATACGCTCTCCGGTTTATTCCAGTCGATATCTTCGTACATGTAACGTGGCTCTTTTCGATGTGCCCACAGTGAAGTCACTGAATACATGCTTTGGAATATACCCA is a window of Bdellovibrio sp. SKB1291214 DNA encoding:
- a CDS encoding four-helix bundle copper-binding protein produces the protein MASNSVQDSETAKCIKACMNCTKACMEALHYLLQQGVSGKNVSVLQMCAEACQLSSKMMLAELEFHHQACELSFELSTACAAICASYDDPLMQRCAEACRHCSETCRGMAGMTVHMKGTAKDLRSTLPSTRL